The Lactuca sativa cultivar Salinas chromosome 2, Lsat_Salinas_v11, whole genome shotgun sequence genome includes a window with the following:
- the LOC111913327 gene encoding dehydrin Rab18: protein MAQYGGEQYAHKEGHHTDEHAHNPLQSTGAVGHDTIDATKINSIGTGAAHGHAHEQVKHNDAGAGGVLHRSGSGSSSSSEDDGEGGRRKKKGVVEKIKEKLPGGDEQKTSSATTTVGTGVGVGYQGEEGHEKKGLMDKIKEKLPGSHQ, encoded by the exons ATGGCACAATACGGAGGAGAACAGTACGCCCATAAGGAGGGTCACCACACCGACGAGCATGCCCACAACCCACTGCAGTCGACAGGCGCCGTTGGTCATGACACTATCGACGCTACAAAAATCAACAGCATCGGAACGGGAGCTGCTCATGGTCACGCCCATGAACAAGTGAAACATAATGATGCCGGTGCCGGAGGTGTCCTCCACCGTTCTGGCAGTGGCAGTTCCAGCTCT TCGGAGGATGATGGTGAGGGAGGACGAAGGAAGAAGAAAGGTGTGGTTGAGAAGATCAAGGAGAAGCTTCCTGGTGGAGATGAGCAGAAGACTTCTTCAGCCACTACCACTGTTGGCACCGGCGTCGGCGTTGGATATCAGGGAGAGGAAGGGCATGAGAAGAAGGGGCTGATGGACAAAATAAAGGAGAAGTTACCAGGGAGTCACCAGTAA